The Pseudomonas sp. IAC-BECa141 genome contains the following window.
GATTGCGCGCACGTCGCGTTTGGTCAGTTGGCCGTCATGCTGGAAGGCCGAGTCCGGCAGGCCGGCCAGGCGGGACAGGCGAGGTGTCTGCGGAACGGCCAGGCATTCGATGGCGATCACGTTGAGGTCGGCAACGCGCGGATCGTTCCAGTCGTTGGCGGTGCCGTCGATCCGGCGTTCGGCGCTGCCGCCCAGATGCTCCAGCACACTAAGGCGACTGGCGCCGAATCCACGTTCGCGCAGCAATGCCGCAACCGCTGCCGGGCTTTGGCCGTCATTGCTCAGCAGCAACAGGCGCACGCCGCTGGACAACTGACTATTGAGGGTCGCCAGCGGGCGAGCCACCAGCGACAGCACGCTGACGTCCTGCAACGGCCAGCCCAGTCGGGCTGCTGCCAGCGAGCAGGACGACGGCGCCGGCAGGACCAGCATCTCGGCCCCCGGCACCTGCCGCGCCAGACTCGCGCCAACGCCGTAGAACATCGGATCACCGCTGGCCAGCACGCACACCGCTTCGCCACGGCGCTCAAGCACCGGGGCCAGGGAAAACGGGCTCGGCCACAACTGGCGCTCGCCACGGATGCACACCGGCAACAGATCCAGCTGACGCTGACCGCCGATGATCCGCGAAGCGCCCATCAGGGCGCGCCGGGCATTCTTGCCCAGGCCCTTGAAGCCGTCTTCACCGATTCCTACTACTGTCAGCCAGGGTGACATCTGTAGCCCCTCAAAAAAGTGTCCGCAAACGCGCCGTTCCGACGGGCAGACTTTTCATGCCGTCGGACAAAGCAGGCATAATACCGCGCCTTCGTCCGCGAAGCGCCTTTCCCACAGAGCTGCCAGCCCTTGAACGAACGCCCGATGTCCAACGCCATACGCCCCTCGGCCTGTCCGGGGTTGCTGCGTATCGTCCAGGCGCTGGATGGCGGGATCTGCCGGATCAAGCTCGATGGCGGGTCGATCACGGCCGATCAGGCCGATGCGGTGGCCAACACCGCCGAGCGATTTGCCGGCGGGGCTATCGAAGCGACCAACCGGGGCAATCTGCAGATTCGTGGCATCGGCGATCAGTCCGCCGCGCTGATCGACAGCCTGCTGGCCGCCGGTCTCGGGCCACGAACCGCGGCGGGCGACGATGTTCGCAACCTGATGCTCAGCCCGGCGGCCGGCATCGACCGGCAGATGCGCTTCGATACCCGTCCATTGGCCGGGCAGATCCTCGAGACTTTGCAAAGCCATCCGCGCTTCCATGAACTGAGCGCCAAGTTCGCCGTGCAACTGGACGGCGGTGAAGCGCTGGCGATGCTCGAACATCCCCATGACTTGTGGCTGTCGGCATTCAAAAGCGGTGAAGACACGCTGTTGGCGTTCGGTCTGGCGGGTTGTCCGACGGACCGGCCGCTGGCTGCCGTGGCGCTGGCGGATGGGCATGCGCTGGTGGTTGCGGTGCTGGAGCTGTTCCACGATCTGGCCCGGCCGGAGCAGACGCGAATGCGTCATCTGCTGGATGAATGCGCGGCGCCGGTGTTCCTCGAAAAACTCGGTCAACGGATCAAACTGCAAGCCGCCACAGATTGGCAGCGCGAAGCCGGACCCGAAGGTTTGCACCTCGGCATTCATCCTCAACCCTCGGCCGGTCAGGTGTATGTCGGTGCTGCACCGGCACTCGGCCGGCTCGATCCGGACATGCTGCGTGGCGCTGCGCAACTGGCCAGAAACTTCGGCGATGGCAGCTTGCGTTTCACCCCTTGGCAGAGTCTGTTGCTGCCCGATGTGCGGGAAACCGATGCGGCTCAAGTGCTCGACAAATTGGCCAGGCTGAACCTGCTGACCCATGTCGAAGACCCGCTGTCGCACCTGATCGCCTGCACCGGCGCCAACGGCTGCGGCAAAGGCCTGGCCGACACCAAGCACGATGCCCGCCTGCTGGCTGCGCTGTTGCCACATGCCGTGGATGTGCACCTGTCCGGCTGCCCGCGCTCCTGCGCTGCTGCACACCGTGCCCCGGTCACGCTGCTGGCGGTCGGCCCCGGTCACTACGATCTCTATTTCCGCGATGCAGCGCTGCCGGGTTTCGGCGCGCTGCACGCTCACAACCTTACTATCGAAGCGGCCGCGAAACTGCTCGCCGCCCGCTCACGGAGCCCCCTTGATGCTTGATTACATCCGCGACGGTCAGGAGATCTATCGCAATTCCTTCGCGATCATTCGCCGCGAGGCCAACCTCGCGCGCATCCCGGCCGACCTGGAAAAACTCGCGGTGCGGGTGATCCACGCCTGCGGCATGGTCGAGGCCATCGACGGGCTGCAATTTTCCGAAGGAGCCGGCAAGGCGGGGCGTGATGCGCTGGCCGCTGGCGCGCCGATCCTGTGCGATGCGCGGATGGTCTCCGAGGGCGTGACCCGTGCGCGCCTGCCGGCCAACAACGAAGTGATCTGCACCCTGCGCGACGACAGCGTGCCGGAGCTGGCGCGTGAGCTGGGCAATACTCGCTCCGCTGCCGCTCTGGAACTGTGGCGTCCGCATCTGGCGGGCAGCGTGGTGGTGATCGGCAATGCGCCGACTGCGTTGTTCTATCTGCTGGAAATGCTCGACGCCGGCGCGCCGAAACCGGCGCTGATCCTCGGCTTCCCGGTCGGCTTCGTCGGCGCTGCCGAATCCAAGGCCGAGCTGGCCGCCAACAGCCGTGGCGTGCCGTTCGTGATCATGCAGGGCCGCCTTGGCGGTAGCGCCATGGCCGCCGCTGCGGTCAATGCCCTCGCCACGGAGGTCGAATGATGCAGGCTCAAGGACGTTTGATTGGTCTGGGCGTCGGCCCCGGTGATCCTGAACTGATTACCGTCAAGGCCCTGCGCCTGCTGCGCGAATCGCCGGTGGTGGCGTACTTCGTGGCCAAGGGCAAGAAGGGCAACGCATTCGGCATTATCGAAGCGCACCTGCAGGACGCGCAGAACCTGCTGCCGCTGGTGTACCCGGTGACCACCGAAGTGCTGCCGGCGCCACTGTCCTACGAGCAGGTGATCAGTGATTTCTACGATGACGCGGCAGAGGAAGTGGCCGCGCACCTGGATGCCGGTCGCGATGTGGCGGTGATCTGCGAAGGTGATCCGTTCTTCTACGGCTCCTACATGTACCTGCACGATCGTCTTGCCAGCCGTTACGAAGCCGAAGTGGTGCCGGGCGTCTGCTCGATGCTCGGCGGCGCATCGGTGCTGGGCGCGCCGCTGGTGTATCGCAATCAGAGTCTGTCGGTGCTGTCCGGCGTGCTGCCTCATGACAAGCTCAAGCGTCGCCTGGCCGATGCCGACGCGGCGGTGATCATGAAGCTGGGACGCAACTTTCCAAAAGTGCGTGAGGTGTTGGGCGAGTTGGGCCTGGCCGGGCGTGCGCTGTACGTCGAGCGCGCGACCATGGCCAACCAGAAGATCGTACCGCTGGATGAGGTCGAGCCGATGTCGTCGCCGTACTTCTCGCTGATCATTGTTCCCGGCGAACGGTGGCAAGGCTGATGACCCATTCCACACCGGCCATCGTCATTCTCGGCCAGGGCGCGCTGGCCACGGCCCGACGCCTGCAGCAGGTCTATCCGGCAGCACAGATTCACGGACTGAAAGGGCGCGTCGAAGGCGCCGACCTGACCTACAGCGAATTCGGCGCGACCCTGCGTGAGCTGTATCAACAGGACACGCCGATCATTGCCCTGTGCGCGGCCGGCATTGTCATCCGCACCCTGGCGCCGCTGTTGCTGGAGAAAGGCGTCGAGCCACCAGTGCTCGCCGTGGCTGAAGACGGCAGCGCCGTGGTGCCGTTGCTCGGCGGCCTCGGCGGGGTGAATGTCATGGCCCGCGAGATTGCAGCAGCGCTTGAAGTCGCTGCGGCGATCACCACCAGCGGCGAGTTGCGTTTCGGCACCTGTCTGCTCAACCCGCCGGGCGGTTACGCGCTTGGCGATCTGGAGCAGGGCAAGCGCTTTGTCTCCGACTTGCTCGCCGGCCACAGCGTGCGCATTGATGGCGAGGCGCCGTGGCTTGAGCAGGCGCAGCTGCCGGAGGATCCACACGCGCAGCGCTCGATTCATGTGAGCAGCGATGCCCGCGCGGCGAGCGCCAGTGAGTTGCTGATTTATCCGCGCAGCGTAGCGGTGGTGGTCGGTTCAGAAGTGACCGATCTGCCGCGCGCAATTCGCGAGGCGTTGCAGCAGGCCGGTGTGGCGATTCAATCGCTGGCCTGTCTGGTGGCGGTTGATGTTCAGATGGCCAGCCCGGTCTTGCGTGAGGCAGCGCTTGAACTGGCGGTGCCGTTGCGCTTTGTCGCGCCGGCCAGTGACATCGGTGAGCTGGCTCGCGACGCCGTCCCCGACGCTCGAATCATCACGACATCCCAAGACCTTGCCATCGCCGTGGCCGGACAGCCGCTGGACGTTTCGCGGATCGGGCGCCCGCGCGGTCGTCTGGCGGTCATCGGCCTCGGTCCGGGTGCGGCAGAGCTGATGGTGCCGGCGGTGAAAGCCGAACTGGCACGCGCCACCGATGTGCTCGGCTACGAAACCTACGTACGCATGGCCGGCCCGTTCCGCGATGATCAGGTGCAGCATTGCACCGATAACCGCGAAGAAATGCAGCGTGCCCGTCATGCCTTCAGGCTGGCCGCCGAGGGCCGTTCGGTGATTGTCGTTTCATCGGGTGATCCGGGCGTGTTCGCCATGGCGGCGGCGGTACTCGAAGCGTTGCACGAGTCGACGGATCCGGCATGGCACAGCGTCGACCTGGAGATCCTGCCGGGTGTTTCCGCGTCACTCGCCACCGCTGCTCAGGCGGGTGCACCGCTGGGTCACGATTTCTGCGTGATGTCGCTGTCGGACAACCTCAAGCCGTGGTCGATCATCGAGAAACGCCTGGATCTGGCGGCCGAAGCGGATCTGGCGCTGGCGTTCTACAACCCGATCTCCCGTGCCCGCCCTTGGCAACTGGGGCGAGCGCTGGAAATCGTCGCGCAACACCGCACGCCGGAAACGCCGGTGGTATTGGGGCGCGATATCGGCCGGCCAGGGCAGACACTGCGGGTGACAACATTGGGAGCGCTGACCCCGGATCAGGTGGACATGCGCACCATGGTGTTGATCGGCTCATCCACCACTTGCACCTTCCCGCGTGCCGACGGCCGGGAGTGGGTGTATACGCCGCGCTGGTACGGGGAAAAGCCGGCAGGCTGATGCCCCTGGCTTCCAGGGAACGCCAGGCAATAACCGACAAGGCCGCGAATTGAATATTCGCGGCCTTGTCGGTTATTGCCTGCAGGTTTATTGCTGCGATTTCCTCAATGCAAAACGGCTCGCGGTAATCTTTGAAAGTGCGGCTTCCATTTGCCTTCTTTGTGCGTTGAGTTCGCTTCGATTGAGTTTAAGAAACGCACTGCGCTGAATGAGCTTTGCAGAATTTTTGCTCCAGGACCAAAACAGGAAACTGTTCTGCTCGACGCTGGCAACCAGCTCAATATTGAAAATGGCCAGGTGCAGGTCGCCGTTTGAGTCATACCGAGTGGGTGCAACTTGAAAGCGCCGGCCTCTATGGCTCTCGTTATCGAGCGAAAGTACTGCGGGTTTGTCGGGTTTCAGGGCATCCAGAGTGTCCATCATCGCGCTGGCCTGACGGACATCATTCATTTTCTCTGCGCTGAGTACCAGAAAGTCGGCGATGCTTCCATCAAGCACTGTCGTTGTTCTGGTCGTGACAGTACCCTGATGAAGCTTCCAGCCCAGATACATTAACGTGCGTAAATATTCTTCCAGCCAGACTTCAGAATCGGAATAGCGGTTGTGGGCCATGTCGGCTGAACGGGTGGCGACGCGGGTACAGTCAGTCAGGTCGTTATAGTCTTGAAGCGACAAGTTGTCGATGCAGGAAATAATGTTGTGTTGAGTGAGTGCGCCAATTGGAGTCTCATTGTTCATCGTGTTCTCGGTTGTCAAATGGCATTTTCAATGTGCGGTGTATCTTGCAAGCTCCGGGCGGTGTTTGAAATGCAGTATTTGTAAGTATTTTGGTTTTTTAGAGTGGCGCGTGAAAGTTAATATGTTGAATTAAGTTGAGGGTGTTCGTTTGGTTGTTCGTCAGTTAGTTTTGTTTGCGCTTGAACAGTGAGCGCAAAAAAACATTACTGGTTTATGGAGTTGGAGTTGTGATGGAAAATACAAAAAACAGCGAACAATGTGTGTCGTTGGTAAAGGCACGTATCGCCAAGCGTCTGGAGTTGGGTGCTGAAGTCATTGGCACTGCGCGTGCCAAGGCCTTTTTCACGGTTGATCCGACCAGTCCGACTAAGGAGCTTGATGCAGTTGTTCTGGCGAACGCGCTGGTGGGTTATGGCGAAAATATTACCCTTGAGAACATGGCAATTATCGAGAATCTGATCAAGTTCGCCAAACTCGAAGCGAATTTCGAGGTGCCTGGGAATAATCCGGAACAGTGGTACCACGCATTCTTGCAGTGTATGGATGACCTGGGGTGTTTCGTTGCGGATTCCGGCTACACGGTTTATGAAAAGAACGCTGCGACACTGACGATGGATAACGTCGTAGTGGATATCGTTAAGTCCGGTATTGCGGCTGCGAAAGCTGCAATTCCAGGTGCTACAGCCCTTTCCGCAATCGTTGATACAACACTCGACTCCTTGAAGAAAGAGCCCGAGGCTATCAATCTTTATAATCGTGAAGTGACCAAAGACAAAGGCGTCAGGATGGCGGTCTTGCCGTGCGACCAACTGGCGAACGGTATTATTCTGACTTCCCTGTCGTCGATAGATAGCTCAGGAAGTGAAAGTGAAACTTCGCCGCTGTTTTTCAACTGGAAAACCTCTGGGCGGAGAATCTTTCGCGGCAGTGCCTATCTCACCTTCAATCCCCTGCGTTATTCGGAATTGAAGGCTGACCTGGAGGAGTACCTGGGCGAGCACTTCAAGGCGGCACTGAGCAAGCGTTTTGAACGACGCAAGAAAAAATAACCAATGGTTGCGAAGGCTGGCGAATGTGATCGCCAGCCTTGTTGCGGAGTTAAACAGATGACTTACTCGTTATATGTAAACGCGGGTGTCGTTCTGGCTGTATCGCAGGCGCTGTCCCCCGCCATTAAAAAAGATGTGCTGGATACGGTAGCTTTCGCCACGCTGGCGGCGGACGAGGATTTTCCGGGAGAGCTGAACGACGAACAATGGTTTGGTACCCACTCAGAGATGCTGACTTCCTGTGGCTGGAGTCTGTTTGCTCATGAGATGGATCAGGTGCCATTGATCAAAGGGCAATTTCTTTCAGCAAGGGCCGCTATCGGGCATGTGGCTGAATTGCGATTGCCTGGTCACCAGGCTGCGGTGATCTCGGCTGCATTGGAGGCGCTGGCTTCAGTCACCAGAAGTGGTGAATTGCCCGAGCGATTTAGCCAGCATTGCCTGGTGAGTGACGCTCAGACGTCGTGGCTCAGGGCAATGGTCGGGATCGTTGAAGACGATGGGATTCTTAGCATCGTTTCCGTGTCGTTCAACACTTCGGAACAATCCGGAAAAGGGAAGGTGTCGCCGGATTCTGGTCGACGAGCTACTCGTCTTACTTATGCGGCGCGTTTCAATCAGGATCAGTTTGAAGCATTCCGGCAAGACACGATCGAATGGCTGGCCCAGGAGCCGCAACCCGCGTACATCGAAATCGGCGTGTTTTCGGGTCCAGTGTGAAAGCAGGTCAGGTGCGGGCATGTAGTCGTGAACGGCAGGTTCACGACTTTTTCGTTTTATCCGAATGGTCTGGTTGTCTGGATTTTGCACGACGCCAGATTCAGGGCACCAGATAGCCCTTGATGCCGGTAAATATGATCTGGGCCGCCAAGGCACAGACAAACAACCCCATCAGTCGGCTGACAATCTGCAAACCCTGGTCTCCTAGGATCCGCTCGATGCGGTTCGACAGGTACAGCACTACGCCCACCGTGAAGCTGGCCAGCGCGATACTGAGGATCGCTGTGAGCTTGTCGTCCCAATGGGGCTGGCTCACGCCCATCACCAGGAGCGCACCGATGGTCCCGGGGCCAACCGTCAGGGGGATGGTCAGCGGGACTATGGTTACGTCCTGCTGCACGTTATCGGCTTGTACCGCAGACTTGCCCTGGGCCATCCCCAGCGCTGAGATGAACAGCACGCTGCCGGCACCGATACGGAATGCGTCCACGGTAATGCCGAATACGTCGAAAATCACTCGGCCGAACAGATAAAGCAGGACGCTGGACACCAGTGTGGCAATCGCCACTTTCCACGCCAGGCGACGTTGTTCCTTGCGCGAATAACCGCGGGTCAGGCTGATAAAGCAGGACAACACGAAGAACGGGCTGTAGAGCACCAGCATCTTCAGGTAAACGCTGAATAACACGTGGAGCATGGCGCGGGCTCGCTGGCGGGAAAGTCGTGGGCAGTCTATCAGGCGCTATCGGGTCTGTCGGCTTACGACGGTTGAGTTGTTGCGCGGTTCTGTTGATCACGCTGGGCCACCCAGTGCTCGATCAGCTCGCGCAGTTGCGACAGCTCCACCGGTTTGGCCATGTGCCCGTCCATCCCGGCCTGACGCGCACGTTCCTTGTGTTCGGCGAGGATGTGCGCGGTCAGCGCGACGATCGGCGTACGGGTGCGCTGATTGCCGACTTCCCAGGCCCGCAGTTGCTGGGTGGCGGAGAATCCGTCGAGGATCGGCATTTCGCAGTCCATCAATACCAGGTCGTAGCGCTGGGCTTTCATCGCCTGCAAGGCCTCTTCGCCATTGCTGGCGGTGTCGGGCTGCAGGTTGAGTTTGCCGAGCATGCCGCGGATGACCTTGGTCGAAATCGTGTTGTCTTCGGCCACCAGAATGCGGAAATCGCTTGGCACCTTGACCGGCGCTGCGGGACTGGCCGGCTGCGGCTGAAACACCACTTGGCCACGGTTGCGCTGGTTCAGTTCGTCGGCCAGCGTGGTCTTGAGGGTGTAGCCGGCCACCGGTTTGGCCAGGATGCGCTTGATCCCCGAGTTGCGTGCGATGATCTTGCTCGGCGCATTGCTGATGCCGGTGAGCATGATCAGCAGGATGTCGTGGTTCAGGCTCGGGTCTTCCTTGATCTTGGCCGCCAGTTGCATACCGGTCATGCCGGGCATGTTCTGGTCCAGCAGGACCACGTCGAAGTAATCACGAAGATGCGCCTTGGTGCGCAGCAAGGCCAATGCTTCCTTGCCCGACGGCACGGCGCTGACGTTCAGGCCCCAGGCGCTGCATTGCTGCACCAGCACCTTGCGGCAGGTGTCGTTGTCGTCGACCACCAGCACGCGCGCGCCTTGCAGCGGGCTGTCGAGGTCCGAGGTCGGGTGCTCCAGGCGATCAGGGTCCAGCGGCAGGGTCAGCCACAGCGTACTGCCCTGGTTGGCGCCGCTCTTGATGCCGAATTCGCCCTGCATCAAACGGATCAATTGGCGGGCGATCACCAGCCCAAGATTGCCGCCCAGGCGGTTGGCCGACAGGAAGTGCTTGCTGTGCAGCTCGGCATGCATCAGTGCGTCGCGCTCTTCCTGATCCATGGGCTGGCCGCTGTCCTGAACGGCAATGCGCAGACGTGGCCCGGTGCTGCGTTCGTCGAGGGCGACCACCACCAGCACTTCGCCTTCTTCGGTTTTCTTCAGGGCGTTTTCCAGCAGGCTCAGCAACGTCTGGCGCAGACGCGTCGGATCGCCGCTGATGACCCGTGGCACTTGCGGCTGGATGAAGCTGATCAGTTCGACGTTCTGTTGCTCGGCCTTGGCGCGGTAGATGCTCAGGCAATCGTCGATCAGCGCGTTGAGGTCGAACTGCACGTCGTCCAGTTCGATCTGCCCGGACTCGAGCCGCGAGATGTCGAGGATCTCGTTGATCAGGGTCAGCAGTTCGTTGCCGGCGCTGTGGATGGTCTGCACGTAGTCGCGTTGTTTGACCGACAGCGGC
Protein-coding sequences here:
- a CDS encoding hybrid sensor histidine kinase/response regulator, translated to MRWLRIAIGFTVTLLTMLCMLPAQAAQGSGWSVLLDDQGNLQLSDIRSARYTNQFSPIELDRLTAAEPDGALWLRFRLAPGKHEQVLRIFAPDLSHLNLYVLDGDRLIEQRDTGTTQPQVERPLPSSDFMLPLPQSDKTLDVYLRLVSDHQLRPYITLQSAVMAAANHNQTLIYGLLFGCLAMLILHNLIRYAYTRSRSSLWLAVCEGLLSLSLLLLLNLLGPWLPNWHAIQTPGAYLALLLTAPAGLMFAYRFFAPLGPHPLNKLLIGDILFIVICSLLLLFVNTLPLNIITYALVALAGLSMLLVGFYHWQKGYRPARLFVAAMVVFNIGTLIILPALLGLTLVAPQGLIMVLTGFICISGLLMSIALGERQRSITESRFSISRDLAASNAEINAKAEFLAKISHEIRTPMNGVLGMTELLLGTPLSVKQRDYVQTIHSAGNELLTLINEILDISRLESGQIELDDVQFDLNALIDDCLSIYRAKAEQQNVELISFIQPQVPRVISGDPTRLRQTLLSLLENALKKTEEGEVLVVVALDERSTGPRLRIAVQDSGQPMDQEERDALMHAELHSKHFLSANRLGGNLGLVIARQLIRLMQGEFGIKSGANQGSTLWLTLPLDPDRLEHPTSDLDSPLQGARVLVVDDNDTCRKVLVQQCSAWGLNVSAVPSGKEALALLRTKAHLRDYFDVVLLDQNMPGMTGMQLAAKIKEDPSLNHDILLIMLTGISNAPSKIIARNSGIKRILAKPVAGYTLKTTLADELNQRNRGQVVFQPQPASPAAPVKVPSDFRILVAEDNTISTKVIRGMLGKLNLQPDTASNGEEALQAMKAQRYDLVLMDCEMPILDGFSATQQLRAWEVGNQRTRTPIVALTAHILAEHKERARQAGMDGHMAKPVELSQLRELIEHWVAQRDQQNRATTQPS
- the cobG gene encoding precorrin-3B synthase translates to MSNAIRPSACPGLLRIVQALDGGICRIKLDGGSITADQADAVANTAERFAGGAIEATNRGNLQIRGIGDQSAALIDSLLAAGLGPRTAAGDDVRNLMLSPAAGIDRQMRFDTRPLAGQILETLQSHPRFHELSAKFAVQLDGGEALAMLEHPHDLWLSAFKSGEDTLLAFGLAGCPTDRPLAAVALADGHALVVAVLELFHDLARPEQTRMRHLLDECAAPVFLEKLGQRIKLQAATDWQREAGPEGLHLGIHPQPSAGQVYVGAAPALGRLDPDMLRGAAQLARNFGDGSLRFTPWQSLLLPDVRETDAAQVLDKLARLNLLTHVEDPLSHLIACTGANGCGKGLADTKHDARLLAALLPHAVDVHLSGCPRSCAAAHRAPVTLLAVGPGHYDLYFRDAALPGFGALHAHNLTIEAAAKLLAARSRSPLDA
- a CDS encoding MarC family protein, which gives rise to MLHVLFSVYLKMLVLYSPFFVLSCFISLTRGYSRKEQRRLAWKVAIATLVSSVLLYLFGRVIFDVFGITVDAFRIGAGSVLFISALGMAQGKSAVQADNVQQDVTIVPLTIPLTVGPGTIGALLVMGVSQPHWDDKLTAILSIALASFTVGVVLYLSNRIERILGDQGLQIVSRLMGLFVCALAAQIIFTGIKGYLVP
- the cbiE gene encoding precorrin-6y C5,15-methyltransferase (decarboxylating) subunit CbiE; the encoded protein is MSPWLTVVGIGEDGFKGLGKNARRALMGASRIIGGQRQLDLLPVCIRGERQLWPSPFSLAPVLERRGEAVCVLASGDPMFYGVGASLARQVPGAEMLVLPAPSSCSLAAARLGWPLQDVSVLSLVARPLATLNSQLSSGVRLLLLSNDGQSPAAVAALLRERGFGASRLSVLEHLGGSAERRIDGTANDWNDPRVADLNVIAIECLAVPQTPRLSRLAGLPDSAFQHDGQLTKRDVRAITLARLAPTPGELLWDVGAGSGSIGIEWMRAHPSCRALAIEADDGRQQLIEHNRDALGAPGLQLIRGSAPQALAGLERPDAIFIGGGVTREGVLDTCWEQLKPGGRLVANAVTLQSEMTLMNWRERHGGELTRIHIAQAQPLGEFDTWRQALPITLLDLVKPFDA
- a CDS encoding precorrin-8X methylmutase, producing the protein MLDYIRDGQEIYRNSFAIIRREANLARIPADLEKLAVRVIHACGMVEAIDGLQFSEGAGKAGRDALAAGAPILCDARMVSEGVTRARLPANNEVICTLRDDSVPELARELGNTRSAAALELWRPHLAGSVVVIGNAPTALFYLLEMLDAGAPKPALILGFPVGFVGAAESKAELAANSRGVPFVIMQGRLGGSAMAAAAVNALATEVE
- a CDS encoding precorrin-2 C(20)-methyltransferase translates to MMQAQGRLIGLGVGPGDPELITVKALRLLRESPVVAYFVAKGKKGNAFGIIEAHLQDAQNLLPLVYPVTTEVLPAPLSYEQVISDFYDDAAEEVAAHLDAGRDVAVICEGDPFFYGSYMYLHDRLASRYEAEVVPGVCSMLGGASVLGAPLVYRNQSLSVLSGVLPHDKLKRRLADADAAVIMKLGRNFPKVREVLGELGLAGRALYVERATMANQKIVPLDEVEPMSSPYFSLIIVPGERWQG
- the cobJ gene encoding precorrin-3B C(17)-methyltransferase, encoding MTHSTPAIVILGQGALATARRLQQVYPAAQIHGLKGRVEGADLTYSEFGATLRELYQQDTPIIALCAAGIVIRTLAPLLLEKGVEPPVLAVAEDGSAVVPLLGGLGGVNVMAREIAAALEVAAAITTSGELRFGTCLLNPPGGYALGDLEQGKRFVSDLLAGHSVRIDGEAPWLEQAQLPEDPHAQRSIHVSSDARAASASELLIYPRSVAVVVGSEVTDLPRAIREALQQAGVAIQSLACLVAVDVQMASPVLREAALELAVPLRFVAPASDIGELARDAVPDARIITTSQDLAIAVAGQPLDVSRIGRPRGRLAVIGLGPGAAELMVPAVKAELARATDVLGYETYVRMAGPFRDDQVQHCTDNREEMQRARHAFRLAAEGRSVIVVSSGDPGVFAMAAAVLEALHESTDPAWHSVDLEILPGVSASLATAAQAGAPLGHDFCVMSLSDNLKPWSIIEKRLDLAAEADLALAFYNPISRARPWQLGRALEIVAQHRTPETPVVLGRDIGRPGQTLRVTTLGALTPDQVDMRTMVLIGSSTTCTFPRADGREWVYTPRWYGEKPAG